The Candidatus Tumulicola sp. genomic interval GAGCTGGCGGGCTTGTTTCAGCAGGTTTTGATTCATGCTCTCCTCTACAAAAGGTCAGCGCCGAGGACCGATTCTGCCACGGCGAAACTCGAAGCCGGCCTCCGCGCTTCGCCGATCACGAACTCCACGCGCGGCCTCACGTCGGCGACCGCCGCGATCGCGTCTGCTACTACGGCTTTCATCGCGGCCGTGTTCAGCTCTTCGAGAAAGTGCTTCTTCGCCACGCCGAGCGTCACCATTTCTCCGGACGCCTCGACGACCGAAGCATGTTGGACGTACGCGAAACAGGTCTTGGACCGCTCCTGCACAGCGCTCAAGAACAGCGGCCATTTGCCGTCGAGTTTGGCGCGGTTCAACGCACCTGTGCCGGCCCGTTGCGAGACCTCCGGGACCTCCGCTCGAGCCGCCGCCCTTGTGGGCGCTTTGCCGGCCTGCGTTTTATTGCCGCCGCCGACGCCGGATTCGGCTCTGCCGCCTGCGCGCTCTTCCAACGTGCGGACGCGATCCGTGAGCGTCGCAAGCGTGAGTTCGTCCGAGGGCACGATCAGGCGGGCCAGCGCAAGTTCGAGGTCGATGCGCGGCTGGGTGGAGAAACGCTGCGCGACGCTCTCGGAAAGGTAGCGCAACGCGGCCATCACGCGCGCCTTGCCCAGCTTTTCGGCGACGGCCGCGATGCGCTCTGCGGTTTCCGGCGGCGCTTCGGCTTCCAGCACGTCGCGGCTGGCACGCGCCAGCAGCGCGAGCCGGAACCAGCGCAGCAGTTCCTTGGCGAGCCAGCCGGGATCCACGCCCTGGGCTGAGGCGTCGGCCACGGCGTTCAACGCCGCGGCGATATCCGCGTCCGCGACGGCGTCCACGATTCGATCGATGATGTCACGGTGCGATTCGCCGAACGCCACGTCAAGAACGGCGTCGGTTATGGCGCCTCCGTCTGCGAACCCGCGCGCCTGCTCGAGCAGCACCAAGGCGTCGCGCAGCGCGCCATCAGCGAGATGCGCGATGCGCCGGGCCGCGAGGTCGTCGATTTTCACGCCCTCTTTCTTGGCGACGTCGAGCACGCGGTCGGTGATGACCGCCGGCGACATGCGGCGGAACTCGTAGCGCTGGCAGCGCGACATGATGGTGGCCGGCACTTTGTGCAGTTCGGTGGTGGCCAGAATGAAGACGACGTAGTCCGGCGGCTCCTCGAGGGTTTTCAGCAGTGCATTGAACGCCTCGGGCGTGAGCATGTGGACTTCGTCGACGATGTAGACCTTCTTGCGGAAGCGCGATGGCGGGAATTGCACGCGATCGCGCAGCTCCCGGATCTCGTTGATGCCGCGGTTGCTCGCCGCGTCGATCTCGATGACGTCGAAGGCGGTGCCGGCGGCGATGGACACACAAGCCTCGCAGTGCCCGCACGGATCCGGACGGGGGCCGTTGGTCATGCAGTTCAAGCACTTCGCGAAGATGCGCGCAGCGGAGGTCTTGCCCGTGCCGCGCGGACCGGCGAACAGGTACGCGTGCACGACGTGATTGGTCTTCACCGCGCTTTGGAGGCCTTGCACGACGGCCGGCTGGCCGACCAGTTCGTCGAAGCCGCCGGGGCGGTGCTTGCGGTAGAGGGTCACTGAATCTGATGCCGTCTTTTGCGCCACCCTGACGCCTTCGGCGGCGCGTTCGTCATTCCTCATGCCGCTGGGATGAAGTCCGCGTGAAAGTGGGCCTTCGCTTTGCGTGAACCGCGGCTCTCTCCGTGCGCTACTACTAGCGAAAGGAGAACACAAATGTTCTTAACTCTCGCAGCCGTCGCGGCAGCCACCGTCATCTCGAGCCACGACACGTCATACTTCCCCCACGATTACCAAACAGAGATCGTCGCGCGTGTGGACGCGCTTACCGGCGACGCAGGGGCGTAAAGCCGAAGCAACCCGGGGCTAAAGCCTCAGGCCTACAAACCAGCCCGGCGTCGAACGACGCCGGGCATTCTCTTATTTTTGCGACCAGTTGAGCGATTGCGGGCTCGTCGGATCCTCGCCGATACTCGTGACGGAGAAACCGTCGATCGATCCGGGCGCCTGCTCGAAGTACCTCGCGGCGCGGCCGGCGCCATCGGCTGCGAATTCGCCCACTTTCGTCGGCGCACTTCCGCGCTTTTCCCACAGCACATACCGGGCGCGCGGAGTCAAGCCGTCAGCGACGACGTAGACCCAGCGCCCATCCGTTGCTTGAAGCACTTTCGCGCTGCCGCTCGGTCCGAGCAGTTCGTGGTGTTGGAAATGGCTATGCACGATGGCCGCGATCGGCAGCGTCGGTAGGCCTTGCTGAAGGTTGACGTTCCAGATCAGCAGGCCGATGCTCGCCGCCATCGCCGCCGTAGCGACAGCCCAGGACGGCGGGACGACGAAGCGCCGTGGCCGGCGAGCCAGCGGCGCCACGAGCGAGCGCCGCACGTCTTTCTCGCCGTCGAGTTGAGCGAGCGCGTCGACACCGGTCATCGCTTCCGTGATGAGCACCGCGCATGTCGGGCAGCTGTCGGCGTGACGCAGCAATTCATTCGCCTCGGCCGGCGTCAAGCTGCCGAGCGCGAACGCGTCGATGTCATCGTATGGATGCTGTGTCACGATACTTGCGGCCTCAGCACGCGGGCGAGACGCTGCAGTCCGAGCTGCGCGCGGCGTTTGACGGTGCCGAGCGGCGCGCCCGTCTGCTCGGCGATCTCCCGCATTGTTTTGAACTTGTAGTATGCCAGTGCGATCACGTTGCGTTGCTCCTCGGGCAATTCGGCGAGCGCCGCGCGCACCTGCGTGCTTGCGGCTTTGGCGCTCACGCTATCAAAGGGTTCGGCAACCGCCGGACTCTCTTGTTCGAAGACGCGTTCCTCTCGGCGGCCGCGGCGCTGATCGCTGCGCAGCGCCGCAAGCGCGGCGTTGCGCGTGACCGTGACGAGCCATGGACTGATGCCCGCGGTGCGTACCACCAAGCCTTTCCGATGCAGCCACAAGGCTAGGAAGGCTTCCTGCACGGCGTCCTCGGCGCGCGCGTCGTCTTGCGACACGCGGTATGCGACGGCTTTGCAGCGCCGCGCGTATCGCGAAAACGCATCCTCTAAGGCAGCCGGGTCGTCGTCGCCCAGGCGGCGGATGAGATCGGTATCGTCCATCGTTCTCAGGGTTAAAGCCATTCTCCGAGGCTAAAGCCCCGGCACTACTACCCGAGCGTCTCGTCCGCTATCGCGATCGGATGCGAGCCGGTCTGCACGGTGACCGTGCGAATCCCGAGGTGCTTGCCGAGCTCGCCGGCCGCGACCTTCAGCGGCCCCGGTTTGGGCGCAGTCCCGGGCGCGGGTTGTGGAAACGCGGTGGATGCGGCCGTGTAAAACGTCACTTTGCCGTCCACTTTGGTGAACACCTGATGGATGTGGCCGTTCAGCACCGTCACCGAATCGAAACGTCCGAGCATCGACAGCAGTTCCATGTAGTCATCGGTGCTCCAACCCCAATCCGGGTACACCGCGGCGAGCGGGATGTGCGCGAAGACCACGATCGGCGTGCCGTTGCGCTGCCCGGCGAGATCTTGGCGCGCCCATTCGAGCTGGTCCCGCCCGAGGATGCCGCCTTTTTTGATGTCGAGGACATTGGTGAGGGCGAGCGAGTGCACGCCCGCGGCGTCAAAACTGTACCAGGGTTTCATCACGTTGCCACGCGACGCGAACATCTTCCAGAACGTCTCGCCGCGATCGTTGATCACGTCGTGCTCACCCGGCACGGCATAGAACGCGCCGGCCTTGATCGTGCCGAGCATCTGCTTGACCGTGTCGAACTCACTCGGCTTGGAGAGGTGTGAGAGATCGCCGGTATGCATGACGAAGTCCGGCCGCACCGGCAGCGCGTTGATCATGTCGATGGAGCGCTGGAACGTGCCGATGACGTCGTGGTTGGCCTCGCCCGGGAAGCCGATGTGCGTGTCGCTGATCTGCACGAACGTGCCCGTCGCGGGCGTGACCATCGCGTCTGCCAGCGTCTTGCCCACCAGGCCGGCAGGCGTCAGCGTGTACAGCACGCCTGTGCCGCACCACGCCATGCATTCGAGGAACTCGCTGCGGTTGAGGTCATTCATTGCCCACACTCCTTGACGATGATAACGCCTCTCATAAAAGGATGCACTTTGCAGTAGTACTCATATTTGCCGGGTTTGTCGAAAACGTGCTTGTAGGTATCGCCCAGGCCGAGGCCCTTCGAATCCCACGACCCGTCCAAGCCGGTGACGGTGTGCGGATCGTCGTCGTTGTTCTTCCAGACGAGCGTTTTGCCGGTGCAGACGGTGAACGTCGGCGGCTTGAACGCGTAATTGTCGATCGCGAGGTCGGTATCGGCGGCGCTTCCAGCCGTGCCCGAAGCGACGCCGGTCAGCAATGCGGCGACCGCGAGCGCGATCGTCAGGCCGACTCTTTTGGCGAAGTCTTTCATGACCCATATATGCCGCCGGGGGCAGGCCGGTTCACCCGGAGCCGGCTGGATACTTACCGGGTGGAAAGCGCCGGCAGGAGCAGTCAAGCGGAAACAAAACGTTTAGCCGTTAAGTATCTGGGAATAGGAAACGCGTAGGGCTGAAACTACGGCGGACGGTCCCTTATGAGCGAGGCCGTTTTCGTCATCCTACCACTATCAATCAACTATCAATCAACCGAACGTACGCTCGTCCCGTCCCTGAGAAAGGGTCATTTAGGCATGAAGGTCGATGTCGACCTGACCGAAGCGCTCCGCACGCATTTCGGCTACGAACAATTCTATCCGGGCCAAGAAGAGGTCATCCAGCGCATCCTGGGCGGCAAAGATACGCTTGCCATTCTCGCGACCGGAGCCGGCAAGTCCCTGTGTTACCAGCTGCCGGCGCTGCTGCTGCCCGGCACGACCGTGGTCGTGTCGCCCCTGATCGCGCTCATGAAGGACCAGATCGACATGCTGGCCGAGGCCGGCATCTCGAGCACCATCGCGCTCAACAGCACGCTCTCCGACGAGGAAGAGGTTTCGTATCTCGAACGGGTCGCGCGCGGCGGCTTGAAACTCATCTACGTCACGCCCGAGCGCCTCGAGGACGAGAGTTTCGTCGACGTGATCAAGCGTCTGCACATACCGCTTTTCGTCGTGGATGAGGCCCACTGCATCTCGCAGTGGGGGCACGATTTCCGGCCGGCCTACCTCAATCTCGGGCGCGTGATATCGGCGCTGGGACACCCGACCGTGCTCGCGCTCACCGCAACGGCGACGCCGGCGGTCCGCGAAGATATCGTCACCCAGCTCGGCATACCGCTCACCAAGCCGATCGTGCGCGGATTCGACCGACCGAACCTCGTCTATGAAGTGGCGCGCACCGCCAGCGAGGCCGAGAAATTGCGCGCTCTGCGCGGCAAGTTCGGCGACTCGCTCAAGAATGCGCTGGGCATCATCTACACGGCCACCATCAAGAACACCTATGCCGTGTCGGAGTACTGCCGCGACGAGCTGGGCATCGACGCGGAAGTGTACCACAGCAAGCTGCAAAAAGCCGAGCGGGAACGCATCCACGACCGCTTCATGAGCGAAAACGTGAAGATCGTCGTGGCCACCAACGCATTCGGCCTCGGCATCGACAAGCCGAACATCCGCTTCGTCATCCATTACGATCTTCCGGGCAGCGTCGAGGCGTACACCCAGGAGGCCGGCCGCGCCGGGCGCGACGGCGAGGAATCGCTGTGCATGCTGCTGTACCGCCAAAGCGACACGCGCGTGCAGAACTACTTCCTGACCGGCAAGTACCCGGACGTGGAAGAGGTCCAAAAGGTCTTCGGCACGCTGCAGTACTTCGAATCGCAGGAGAACGGCGTTTCGCTTTCCGACTTGCGCAAGATCTCCCAGCTGCCGCTCACCAAGCTCAAAGTCATCTTGGCGCTGCTCAAGAAGGGCGGCTTCATCGTGAACGTCACCAAGGCGACGTACGGGCTGGCGCCGCTCGTCAAATCCGCCAAGGGGTTGCAGCTCAACCTGGCGAGCTACGAGACGAAGCGTTCCTACGATCAGAGCAAGCTTGCCATGATGCTGCAGTATTGCGAGACGCGCGGCTGCCGGCGCAAGTTCATCTTGAACTACTTCGGCGAGGACTACGACTTGCCGAATTGCGGCGCATGCGATAATTGCCGCGCGAGGCTTGCCAAGGGGATGACGGTCGAGGTGAGCGACGAGCCGTTCGGCGTCTCAGGAGAATTCCGCATCGGCGATGTCGTGCTCCACACCAAGTTCGGTCAAGGAACCGTCGAGCGGTCCGAGTCCGATTTGGTCACCGTGCTCTTCCCGGCGCATGGATATAAGACGCTCCTCGCGACTGCAGTGAGTCGCCAAGAGCAACAAATCGCCTAGTGGCTCGTTCGGGCGCCGGTGTGCTCGCGTTGTGCGCGGCCGTCGCTCTCAGCGCGGCAGCGGCCGTGATAGGCGGCATGCCGGACTTTCGTCCGGCCCTAGCATCGCCGCCGCAGTATCTCGCCGACCCCTCGCCGCTGCCGACGCTTTCCGCAACACCGTCCCCGGCGATCGTGCCATCGCTGGCGCCGCCACAACCCATCTACCCGCCCAGCCCGTGTCCATCCGAGGGCTGCCCATCGCCGTCGCCGTGTCCTTCGGGCTGCAGCCCCGCGCCTGAAGCATCGCCCGCGGTGCCGCCGTCGCCGGTCCCGGTGCAAGTGAACCCGGACTCGCTTCTCATCCTGCTCGGGCACAGCCAGACTGCGCGGCTGCTCTCTCCGCCGAGCGGGCTCGTCACGTTCTCGGGCTACGACGATGCCATCGTGCGCCCGGTCTTCAATCCGCTCAATCGAAGCGTTGAGGTCTTCGGCCTCCACACCGGTGCTACGAAAATCGTCGTCACCGACATGTACGGCCTCAACGCCACGCTGTCGGCAAAGGTGGAGGTTTCCGCAGGCAAGGCCTACGATTGGACCTCGATCAGCATCACCGGTCATCCGGCGACGGCGGACTTCGTCGCGGAGATGGCGGCCTCGGCGGCCAGGCGTGTCGCGTATCCGCTCGCGGGAGCGGTCGTGTCGGCCGACCCGAGCGGCGTGCAGGACGCACTCGAGCTCCAGCCAGACCAGACCTCGATCGTGCGTGTGCCGCTGGAGATCACCGGCTTCGGCTACTTCAACTTCAGCACGACCGTGCGCGTGCGAGTCACCAATCTCGCGCAGCCGCGCGTGGCGCCCAAATACATGCTGGTGTCGGATTTTCCGGAGACCATCACTGAGGACGGCACGCTCTTCTACGGCCAAGTGAACTTCGGGGAACCGGCTCGGCTCCTCTATTACCATTACGCGCCGCCCGGTGCGCCGAAGCGCCGCATCCTCGTGAAAGTCCAGAACAACGGTACCGATTCCGTGCTGCTCGATCTCACCACGGGCCTCGCGGGCCCGTACACCGATATCCTCGGCGTGGGCCACGAGTGCACGCGGCGCTATCTCGTGCACGACGCCCTCGGTGAGGGCGAGATCTATGAAGTGCCCCCGCAAGCGACCATCAACGTCGTGGATCAGCCGCTTCCGGCCGACAACCTGATAGCCGGGTTGATGCAGATGCGCGTGATCTCGGGCAACGGCGTGCGCATCGCGGTCGTCGTCCAAGCCGCAGACGCGTCGCCGGTGGACCCGATATCTGAGACGCTTCTTTCGAGCGCCGTGAAGCATTCGCGCGGCATCTATCAGGTGCCGGAGTTCTTCTACGACGAGGCCTACACGGTGGGCGACCAACCGACGTACCTGGAGATCGGCAAGCTGCCTCTTCCCAACTTGGTGCAGGGCGAGGTGCTTGGCGGCGATTACGGCGTCAAGCAAAGCGCAGACGTCAGTTTGTTGAATCCGACCGGCCAAGCGGCCGACGTCGGGCTATGGTTCGAGCCGCGCGGCGGGCGAGCCACCGGCACGCTGCTCGTGGATGATGCCGTGGTCCAACTCCATCCCGTTGAAGCTCGGAAAATGGCGCTGGTGCGGCGCTTTAACGTGCCTGCGCACGGCTACCGGCACGTCTCGATCGTGACGATGCCCGAGGGCGGTTCGAGCTACCCCGTCAACCTGCTGTTCGCCTCAGACCCGCCGCCCGGCGCGGGCTGGAACATCTCGCCCGCGGTGCACTGACCCTAAAGACTATTTACAGTTCGGGTGCCCGCACTCGCATTTATGCGGTTCCGCGTGCTCGGCGTGTTTCGCGCAGTGCCCGCTGCAGAAACGACTCGATGTGACCTGGCACGTGCAATGAGCGTGCTCGCATTTCTTTTCGTCTGCCATGAGTCATCCTCTCTCTTAGTAGAGCGCGACTTGGTGTGGCACTTCTCAGATGATCTTACACCAACCTCCGATACACCTCGACCATGCTGCCGGCGACCGCCGGCCACGTGAACGTGCGTGCGCGCTCGATGCCGCGCTCGATGAGCGCGCTCGGTCCGCTCAACGCGCCGTGCAACGCCCCGGCAAACGCGCTAGCATCGCCCGGGGGCGCGAACAGGGCGCAATCGCCAAGCACTTCTTCCAGCACCGGAATGCGTGCGGCGACCACCGGTACTCCAGCCGCGAGCGCCTGCAGCGGCGGCAGTCCGAACCCCTCGTAGCGCGACGGGAAGACGAAAGCCGCCGCGCCGGCATAGAGCGACAACAGCTCCGCGTCGTCGACGAAGCCTTTCAGCTCGACTCTTGCCTCAACGCCCAGCGATTCGATCTCGCGCATGACCTCGCGCGCGTAGGGCGTGAGGTGCCCAGCCGAGATCAGGCGCACGTCCGGCATCTGCGCGACCGCGCGCACGGCCGTGATCAGATCTTTGCGTTCTTCAACCGTGCCGACGCTGAGGATGTAGGGGTCCGGGGCTAAAGCCCCGGCACTACGTTGGTTTTTCAAGTCGAAGAAGCTGGGGTCGACGCCGGCGCCGCACACGCTGATCCGTGCGGGGTCGATCCGTAATCCCTCGGCGATGTCCCAGCGCGCGGCTTCGGTGTCCGCGACGATCGCGTCGGCGCGGCGCGCCAGTCGAGGCTGCACGTCTCCGAAGTACCAGCGCACGTAGGGCCTGCCGCGGTTCGCTCCGCGCAGCCACACCAGATCGTGCAGCGTAAGCACGACCGGGTGCGGCGTGCGCCACGGGAGCGTGCCGCCGGTGCAGTGCACCACGTCGGCACGCGCTGCGCGCAGCAGGCGCGGCGCGCGCAGTTGATCCCAATAGAGCCTACGGTCGAAGCGCCACACATCAAATGAGGGATCCGCGATCTCGACCACGTCCACATCGTCGCGCTTCTTCAACGCCTCGCAAAGCCGGCGCGCATAGACGCCGAGTCCGGTCGCGGGGCCGTACGCGTATTGCGTCTCGAGAGCGACGCGGAGACGCTTCACCTGGGGCGCGGCCAAGCCGATTCGCCGGCCCCGAGCCGCGCCAACGCTTGTTCCGCGTCGGACTGATGGGGATGCAGGGCCAGCACGCGGCGAAACGCCGAACGAGCTTCGCGCTTGTCGCCCCACTGCATCTGCGAGAAGCCGTACGAAAGAAGGTAGCCCTCGTTGAAGGGAGCGACTGCGCCGGCTTTTCCGAAGGACAGGATCGCGTCGCGGCGATAGGCCGCCGCCGCGCGCAGGCGCTTCTGTTGCTCCGCCTTCTTTGCCGCGTCGACGTCGAGCTTGCCGATCGTGCTGTACGCGGCGCCCAGGTCCGCTCGCTCGAGCAGGCTGCCTTCAAGCCGAGCCGCCAGCGCCCGCTCCAGACGGATGGCTTCGTCAAAGCGGCCGCGCGCCGCGATTTGGGTGACGGCCGCGGCAAGCCGGCCGGCCGCGCGCGCATCGAGGTAATCCGCAACCGCGGCGTCGGCGTTGCCGAGCCTGCTCTCTGCGTCGCCGCTCTCCGCGATGCATGGCGCGCCGCATCCCGCTGCCTGAAAGTCGCTCAGCGCGCCGGCTGGGTCCGCGTCGAGGCGCGCGCGGCCGCGATCTTCCAACAGCAGACGCGACGTCGAGAATCGCAGTCCACGCTCGAACCACGCCTGCGCGCCTTGCGGATCGCCGCGCGCGAGCGCGACGTTGCCCATGTCATCGCACCACCACGATGCCAGTGGACGCCATGAGAGGGCGAGGATGGCGACGACGGCGAGCACGAGCGCGAGGCGCTGCATCGCGGTGAGCTTGGGCATGCGCAAAAGATTCGGGGGTCGGGCTATGCCCGACCCCCTTTACCTTGTCCGAGCTTCGATCGGAACGCTAGAACTTGACCGTGAAGTACAGGTTCTGGCGGTTCTGCGTCCAGTTGTACGACGGCAACACGTCATCTTTATACTCGTAGCGAGTGAAGAACGTGTTGATCGACGAGTTCGTGTTCGGGATGTTGTAGAGCACGCCGACGCTCAGCGCGGTCTTCTTCTCGCTGATGTTCTGCGACAGCGTGCTGGAGAGAGCGTCGCCGCCGTAGCGCTGATCGACGTAGGATGCGTTGGCGGTCAGCGCGGCCGTGATCGGCAGCGCGACTGAACCCGAGCCCACCAAGTGCCTGAGGTTCACGTGGTTCGGGTAGAAGAACACGACCGAACCGGTGCCGGTCAGCTCTGCGCTGCCAAGCGGATTGAACGCGGCAAGCCCGAGCAGCGGATCCGCTGCATAGACGAACTTGGTGCTGTCCGGCCGCTGCAAGCGCTCGAACAGGGCGTCGAAGTTCACCGTCGCCTTGCGATCGAAGACCGGGAGGTCGACCGTGAAGCCGCCCGTGAGTGCGTCGTACCGCTCCGCCACCGTCGACACGAACGCCGGGCCGAGGATGGCCGTGGTCAGCGAGTTCGGCCGAATCTCACGAAGCGACTGGCCGCTGAGGCGCAGCTTCGCGCCGAGCGTGCCGACCTTTAGCGGGAAGTTCAGCTGCGCCGAGGCGCCGCGCGTGTTCGGCGCGTACGTGCTGTACCAGTACGGCCCCTGCGCCTTGAACTGGCTGAACAACGGAAACGCGAACGTGCCGTTCGGGAACGAGCCGTTGGCTGCCAGCGTGCCGGGATTGCCGCCGGCGATGGCAGCGGCGTCAACCTGACTGTTCAGGATGAAGTTGTTGCCGATGCCGAACGGGCCTGGCAGCTGCGGGTAGTTGTAGAAGGCGAACAGCGCCGGCGCCTGGCCGGACCACATGAACTGCGCGCCGTCGATCCAGAACGGCCCGACGCTCTGGTAGGTGAAGGTCTGGTCGCCGCCCAGCAACTTGAAGCGTATCCCGATCACGCCGGCGCTATCGCTGGCCGCCGGGATGCGCTGGAAGTCGCGCGTGTACTTGCTCTGCGATATCTCGCCGAACAGCACCGGTGTTTGGACCGGACCCCACGCGTAGGCCAGCGGCAGCGTGAAGTCCATGCCGAAGACGGTGTCGCTCACGATCTGGTTCGGGATCGAGGCCGTCTGGAAGAACACCGTGTTGCCGGCGGCTGCCGAATCGCCGCGCAGGTCGAAGATGCGATTGAACGACAGCCCGATCGTTCCGGACGGGATGCCCGGAACGCGCCACACAGCGCGGCCGCCCACGTCATAGCGTTTCGGGAACGTATTGGCGGACACCGAGAAGCCCTGATACGTGATCGCGACGGTCGAGCCGGCGGGCAGCACCGAGCCGAAGACGACTTGGTTGGCCGTCTGCACGTATGTGAACGACGGCTCGCCTGCCTGGTTCGCAGCGGTGAAGAAGCAACCCGACACGCAGCCAGGACCCAAGAAGTACGAGATGAAGATCGTGCCCGGCTGCGCGTTCGACGTGAGACTCACCGACGCCAGCGGCGATGTCCCGGCGTTGAACGTGTCGGTCGTCGGCGCCGAGCCGTAGCTGTTGGAGGTCTGCTGGAAGTAATACGGGCCGAGGAAGATGTTCGACGTGATGCCCGTGTTCGGTCCGAAGGGTCCCGAGTTGACGCCGACCGGATCGAGGCGATAACCATAGACTTGCACATCGAGATAATTGAACAAGGTCCCCGTCAC includes:
- the dnaX gene encoding DNA polymerase III subunit gamma/tau, yielding MRNDERAAEGVRVAQKTASDSVTLYRKHRPGGFDELVGQPAVVQGLQSAVKTNHVVHAYLFAGPRGTGKTSAARIFAKCLNCMTNGPRPDPCGHCEACVSIAAGTAFDVIEIDAASNRGINEIRELRDRVQFPPSRFRKKVYIVDEVHMLTPEAFNALLKTLEEPPDYVVFILATTELHKVPATIMSRCQRYEFRRMSPAVITDRVLDVAKKEGVKIDDLAARRIAHLADGALRDALVLLEQARGFADGGAITDAVLDVAFGESHRDIIDRIVDAVADADIAAALNAVADASAQGVDPGWLAKELLRWFRLALLARASRDVLEAEAPPETAERIAAVAEKLGKARVMAALRYLSESVAQRFSTQPRIDLELALARLIVPSDELTLATLTDRVRTLEERAGGRAESGVGGGNKTQAGKAPTRAAARAEVPEVSQRAGTGALNRAKLDGKWPLFLSAVQERSKTCFAYVQHASVVEASGEMVTLGVAKKHFLEELNTAAMKAVVADAIAAVADVRPRVEFVIGEARRPASSFAVAESVLGADLL
- a CDS encoding zf-HC2 domain-containing protein, which encodes MTQHPYDDIDAFALGSLTPAEANELLRHADSCPTCAVLITEAMTGVDALAQLDGEKDVRRSLVAPLARRPRRFVVPPSWAVATAAMAASIGLLIWNVNLQQGLPTLPIAAIVHSHFQHHELLGPSGSAKVLQATDGRWVYVVADGLTPRARYVLWEKRGSAPTKVGEFAADGAGRAARYFEQAPGSIDGFSVTSIGEDPTSPQSLNWSQK
- a CDS encoding sigma-70 family RNA polymerase sigma factor; protein product: MDDTDLIRRLGDDDPAALEDAFSRYARRCKAVAYRVSQDDARAEDAVQEAFLALWLHRKGLVVRTAGISPWLVTVTRNAALAALRSDQRRGRREERVFEQESPAVAEPFDSVSAKAASTQVRAALAELPEEQRNVIALAYYKFKTMREIAEQTGAPLGTVKRRAQLGLQRLARVLRPQVS
- a CDS encoding metallophosphoesterase translates to MNDLNRSEFLECMAWCGTGVLYTLTPAGLVGKTLADAMVTPATGTFVQISDTHIGFPGEANHDVIGTFQRSIDMINALPVRPDFVMHTGDLSHLSKPSEFDTVKQMLGTIKAGAFYAVPGEHDVINDRGETFWKMFASRGNVMKPWYSFDAAGVHSLALTNVLDIKKGGILGRDQLEWARQDLAGQRNGTPIVVFAHIPLAAVYPDWGWSTDDYMELLSMLGRFDSVTVLNGHIHQVFTKVDGKVTFYTAASTAFPQPAPGTAPKPGPLKVAAGELGKHLGIRTVTVQTGSHPIAIADETLG
- a CDS encoding cupredoxin family copper-binding protein; the protein is MKDFAKRVGLTIALAVAALLTGVASGTAGSAADTDLAIDNYAFKPPTFTVCTGKTLVWKNNDDDPHTVTGLDGSWDSKGLGLGDTYKHVFDKPGKYEYYCKVHPFMRGVIIVKECGQ
- a CDS encoding ATP-dependent DNA helicase RecQ, whose product is MKVDVDLTEALRTHFGYEQFYPGQEEVIQRILGGKDTLAILATGAGKSLCYQLPALLLPGTTVVVSPLIALMKDQIDMLAEAGISSTIALNSTLSDEEEVSYLERVARGGLKLIYVTPERLEDESFVDVIKRLHIPLFVVDEAHCISQWGHDFRPAYLNLGRVISALGHPTVLALTATATPAVREDIVTQLGIPLTKPIVRGFDRPNLVYEVARTASEAEKLRALRGKFGDSLKNALGIIYTATIKNTYAVSEYCRDELGIDAEVYHSKLQKAERERIHDRFMSENVKIVVATNAFGLGIDKPNIRFVIHYDLPGSVEAYTQEAGRAGRDGEESLCMLLYRQSDTRVQNYFLTGKYPDVEEVQKVFGTLQYFESQENGVSLSDLRKISQLPLTKLKVILALLKKGGFIVNVTKATYGLAPLVKSAKGLQLNLASYETKRSYDQSKLAMMLQYCETRGCRRKFILNYFGEDYDLPNCGACDNCRARLAKGMTVEVSDEPFGVSGEFRIGDVVLHTKFGQGTVERSESDLVTVLFPAHGYKTLLATAVSRQEQQIA
- a CDS encoding glycosyltransferase family 1 protein, yielding MKRLRVALETQYAYGPATGLGVYARRLCEALKKRDDVDVVEIADPSFDVWRFDRRLYWDQLRAPRLLRAARADVVHCTGGTLPWRTPHPVVLTLHDLVWLRGANRGRPYVRWYFGDVQPRLARRADAIVADTEAARWDIAEGLRIDPARISVCGAGVDPSFFDLKNQRSAGALAPDPYILSVGTVEERKDLITAVRAVAQMPDVRLISAGHLTPYAREVMREIESLGVEARVELKGFVDDAELLSLYAGAAAFVFPSRYEGFGLPPLQALAAGVPVVAARIPVLEEVLGDCALFAPPGDASAFAGALHGALSGPSALIERGIERARTFTWPAVAGSMVEVYRRLV
- a CDS encoding S-layer homology domain-containing protein — encoded protein: MNRFAYLAVCAIALVAIVAARPLPASATPFSDVPASHWAADAIQTLAADGIIAGYPNGKFLGNRSMTRNEMAVIIARAIAKIQAEGGASRADLDKLSKLMDAYKDELDGMGVRVTALEDKISALDKATQFAQRFAIHGTLYSAYSQRNQPVNPITVAGAFARADAVQNFTDSFIETDASNDPYYGRLGPDVILPRSQWEFTASYAVTPNVVVSMPVKILDYNYGGYRQQQTGIGINPTIDVSVPNFNGVKGLDIRIGQLENLKGSLTGLTFSPPDNFHIAYTDPYRPFPQGVDVTGTLFNYLDVQVYGYRLDPVGVNSGPFGPNTGITSNIFLGPYYFQQTSNSYGSAPTTDTFNAGTSPLASVSLTSNAQPGTIFISYFLGPGCVSGCFFTAANQAGEPSFTYVQTANQVVFGSVLPAGSTVAITYQGFSVSANTFPKRYDVGGRAVWRVPGIPSGTIGLSFNRIFDLRGDSAAAGNTVFFQTASIPNQIVSDTVFGMDFTLPLAYAWGPVQTPVLFGEISQSKYTRDFQRIPAASDSAGVIGIRFKLLGGDQTFTYQSVGPFWIDGAQFMWSGQAPALFAFYNYPQLPGPFGIGNNFILNSQVDAAAIAGGNPGTLAANGSFPNGTFAFPLFSQFKAQGPYWYSTYAPNTRGASAQLNFPLKVGTLGAKLRLSGQSLREIRPNSLTTAILGPAFVSTVAERYDALTGGFTVDLPVFDRKATVNFDALFERLQRPDSTKFVYAADPLLGLAAFNPLGSAELTGTGSVVFFYPNHVNLRHLVGSGSVALPITAALTANASYVDQRYGGDALSSTLSQNISEKKTALSVGVLYNIPNTNSSINTFFTRYEYKDDVLPSYNWTQNRQNLYFTVKF